The following proteins are co-located in the Leptospira weilii genome:
- a CDS encoding metallophosphoesterase family protein — protein MIRFLHTADLHLSQKEKDYSLSVLKEIVSNANVEGCTHILFCGDLFDRNSDIAALKIEVKEILTAFPGKIFFIPGNHEELGIPEGTYPISADLSPMSYPQKTDNFKLWIEEIDGVEAEFFGFPFHRTLDYSNIQFNEKKVHYRIALLHGTDTKLVEYLGPSPEETDSILDSKPFLNAKFDYLALGHIHRERSERSGSLLKAYPGSPRVVSSGEFGPRTVNIVTLGKNGTPIVQKKIITCAGEFKEFSVSANLSGEIPELSNIPALVSKQDFVRINVSGIVEDEHIVSEILDRFSKSLVCRKLEFKTGDLKTSSVLIDNPVAKLFYDKLMFKKRNWDIPDPPDWNEILVLGLEQIEEHSGKN, from the coding sequence ATGATTCGATTTTTACACACAGCAGACCTACATCTCAGTCAAAAGGAAAAAGATTATTCTCTCTCCGTCCTAAAAGAAATTGTTTCCAATGCGAACGTAGAAGGATGTACGCACATACTTTTCTGCGGAGATCTTTTCGACCGTAACTCGGATATAGCGGCACTCAAAATAGAGGTGAAAGAGATTTTAACAGCGTTTCCGGGAAAAATTTTCTTTATCCCCGGAAATCACGAAGAACTAGGAATTCCCGAAGGAACCTATCCGATCTCCGCCGATCTTTCCCCGATGTCGTATCCGCAAAAAACCGACAACTTTAAACTTTGGATCGAGGAAATAGACGGCGTCGAAGCGGAATTTTTCGGTTTTCCATTTCACAGAACTTTAGATTATTCGAATATTCAATTTAATGAAAAAAAGGTTCATTATCGGATCGCCCTTTTGCACGGAACCGATACGAAATTGGTGGAGTATCTGGGCCCTTCCCCGGAAGAAACGGATTCCATCCTGGACTCGAAGCCGTTTTTGAACGCGAAGTTTGACTATCTTGCGCTCGGCCACATCCATCGAGAACGCTCCGAAAGATCCGGCTCTCTTCTCAAAGCCTATCCCGGTTCTCCCAGAGTTGTTTCTTCAGGAGAATTCGGGCCTCGCACAGTCAACATAGTAACTCTAGGAAAAAACGGAACTCCGATCGTTCAAAAAAAAATCATCACTTGCGCGGGGGAATTCAAAGAATTCTCCGTTTCGGCCAACCTTTCCGGAGAAATTCCCGAACTTTCCAACATACCCGCTCTCGTATCGAAACAAGATTTCGTTCGAATTAACGTTTCCGGAATCGTGGAAGACGAACATATCGTATCGGAAATTTTGGACCGTTTTTCCAAGTCTCTCGTTTGCAGAAAATTAGAATTTAAAACCGGCGATCTCAAAACCTCTTCGGTTTTGATCGACAATCCTGTCGCCAAATTATTTTACGATAAATTAATGTTCAAAAAGAGGAATTGGGATATCCCGGACCCTCCCGATTGGAACGAAATTTTGGTCTTAGGCCTAGAACAAATCGAAGAACACTCGGGGAAAAATTAA
- a CDS encoding SBBP repeat beta-propeller lipoprotein, LipL53 family, which translates to MIFFPIFLFIFIQTCYPTEIINASNPETKDYWIRLLLRGGEEKITTTELETEIEFETETPAQKPFSENLNSRKLEWTLLVGTSDARTYGGGMAIDNKGFIYVAGDTDKGVYKAEPIGNRDLILGKYDSRKNAIWTKQAGAPKTKLEVKDLSVDSQGNVYIVGDTKNNFASPLSGEQDLFLIKFNSDGSQAWARQTGCIGNYSTSAKKIAVDTFGNSYIIGNSTGAFGGTEIGTNGFIIKFDTNGNQIWVKQISANKANIPIYPGGITIDEVRDSIYVTGSGRANFSTNTIPSIGFLDLFIFKYDSSGNRQFFAQLGFASSTTDGSSLSVDPSGNVFVGGTSNANFESETKNKSNFRGLLVKYDSSGVRQWIQQLGPIGNQRKQTVITAITTDANGNIFTTGYSSENTTDETNASTGRNDLFLAKFNSSGQIGWTRQIGTSKSLIFSTGIGLDFEGNLYCSGYTSQSMNQISKKGVYDLFLLKFK; encoded by the coding sequence ATGATCTTTTTTCCCATTTTTCTTTTTATATTCATTCAAACTTGTTACCCAACGGAAATAATCAACGCCTCCAATCCGGAAACTAAGGATTATTGGATACGACTTTTACTTCGAGGAGGAGAAGAAAAAATCACTACAACAGAACTCGAAACGGAAATCGAATTTGAAACTGAAACCCCCGCCCAAAAACCTTTTTCTGAAAATTTAAATTCCCGAAAATTAGAATGGACTTTGTTGGTTGGAACATCGGATGCAAGAACCTACGGAGGAGGCATGGCCATTGATAACAAAGGCTTTATATACGTTGCGGGAGATACCGATAAAGGCGTTTATAAAGCCGAGCCGATTGGAAATCGGGATCTCATTCTTGGAAAGTACGATTCCAGAAAAAACGCAATCTGGACCAAACAAGCCGGGGCTCCAAAAACTAAGCTGGAGGTTAAAGATCTCTCAGTTGATTCTCAAGGTAATGTCTACATCGTTGGCGATACGAAAAATAATTTTGCAAGTCCGCTTTCGGGCGAACAAGATCTATTTCTAATCAAATTCAACTCTGACGGATCCCAAGCTTGGGCAAGACAAACAGGCTGCATAGGAAATTATAGCACAAGCGCTAAAAAAATCGCCGTAGATACATTCGGAAATTCTTATATAATCGGAAATTCAACCGGAGCTTTTGGAGGAACTGAGATCGGAACCAACGGATTTATCATCAAGTTTGATACCAACGGTAACCAAATCTGGGTCAAACAGATTTCGGCGAATAAAGCCAATATCCCAATTTATCCGGGTGGGATTACAATTGACGAGGTTAGAGATAGTATCTACGTGACCGGCTCAGGAAGAGCGAACTTTTCAACCAATACCATTCCCAGTATCGGATTTCTCGACCTTTTTATTTTTAAATATGACAGTAGCGGTAATCGTCAATTCTTCGCTCAACTGGGTTTCGCTTCCAGCACAACCGATGGCTCCTCTCTCAGTGTGGATCCGTCCGGAAACGTTTTTGTAGGCGGAACTAGTAACGCTAATTTTGAATCAGAAACCAAAAACAAATCGAACTTTCGGGGACTTTTGGTTAAATACGATTCGTCAGGCGTTCGACAATGGATTCAACAACTCGGTCCGATAGGCAATCAGAGAAAACAAACTGTGATTACCGCAATTACAACCGATGCAAACGGGAACATTTTTACAACGGGCTATAGCAGCGAAAACACCACTGATGAAACGAACGCATCGACAGGCAGGAACGATCTTTTTCTGGCCAAATTCAATTCCTCCGGACAAATCGGATGGACACGACAAATCGGAACTTCCAAAAGCTTAATATTCAGTACCGGAATCGGACTCGACTTCGAAGGAAATCTCTATTGCTCCGGATATACGAGCCAAAGCATGAATCAAATTTCCAAAAAGGGAGTTTACGATCTATTCCTCCTGAAATTCAAATAA